A genome region from Numida meleagris isolate 19003 breed g44 Domestic line chromosome 14, NumMel1.0, whole genome shotgun sequence includes the following:
- the TTC28 gene encoding tetratricopeptide repeat protein 28 isoform X2, translating to MTPVMLYSTSRLFGTLKAYFRQGVALQYLGRHADALAAFASGLAQDPKSLQLLVGMVEAAMKSPMRESLEPTYQQLQKMKLDKSPFVVVSVIGQELLTAGHHGASVVVLEAALKIGTCSLKLRGSVFSALSSAYWSLGNTEKSTGYMQQDLDVAKTLGDQTGECRAHGNLGSAFFSKGNYREALTNHRHQLVLAMKLKDREAASAALSSLGHVYTAIGDYPNALASHKQCVLLAKQSKDELSEARELGNMGAVYIAMGDFENAVQCHEQHLKIAKELGNKREEARAYSNLGSAYHYRRNFDKAMSYHNYVLELAQELAEKAIEMRAYAGLGHAARCMQDLERAKQYHEEQLHIAESLQDRAAEGRASSNLGIIHQMKGDYDTALRLHKTHLSIAQELSDYAAQGRAYGNMGNAYNALGMYDQAVKYHRQELQISMEVNDRASQASTHGNLAVAYQALGAHDRALQHYQNHLNIARELRDIQSEARALSNLGNFHCSRGEYVQAAPYYEQYLRLSPELQDMEGEGKVCHNLGYAHYCLGNYEEAVKYYEQDLALAKDLHDKLSQAKAYCNLGLAFKALMDFNKAEECQKYLLSLAQSLNNSQAKFRALGNLGDIFVCKKDVNGAIKFYEQQLSLAHHVKDRRLEASAYAALGSAYRRIQKCDKALGYHTQELEVYQELGDMPGECRAHGHLAAVYMSLGKYTMAFKCYEEQLELGQKLKDPSIEAQVYGNMGITKMNMNVMEEAIGYFEQQLAMLQQLSGNESVLDRGRAYGNLGDCYEALGDFEEAIKYYEQYLSVAQSLNRMQDQAKAYRGLGNGHRAMGSLQQALVCFEKRLVVAHELGEAFNKAQAYGELGSLHSQLGNYEQAISCLERQLNIAREMKDRALESDAACGLGGVYQQMGEYDTALQYHQLDLQIAEETNNPTCQGRAYGNLGLTYESLGTYERAVVYQEQHLSIAAQMNDLVAKTVSYSSLGRTHHALQNYSQAVMYLQEGLRLAEQLGRREDEAKIRHGLGLSLWASGNLEESQHQLYRASALFETIRHEVQLSTDYKLSLFDLQTSSYQALQRVLVSLGHHDEALAVAERGRTRAFADLLVERQTGQQDSDPYSPVTIDQVLETVNGQRGLVLYYSLAAGYLYSWLLAPGAGILKFHEYYLGDGLTENAGDFHEANSVTLQTVTNSALEQYISSVREALGVDSYYTRACASSETESEAGDIMDQQFEEMNNKLNSMTDPTGFLRMVSRNNLLNRSCQSMTSLFSSTMSPVKDGTSSLPRRQASFTKPPLRALYDLLIGPMEGGLMHSSGPVGRHRQLILVLEGELYLIPFALLKGSSSNEYLYERFSLIAVPSIQSLNPSSKSHGKKNASAYSSSTSMAAVIGNPKLPSAVMDRWLWGPMPSAEEEAFMVSELLGCQPLVGSAATKERVMSALTQAECVHFATHVSWKLAALVLTPNTDSNPASSKSSFGNPYTIPESLRMQDDASDVESISDCPPLQEFLLTAADVLDLRLPVKLVVLGSYQESNSKVTADGVIGLTRAFLAAGAQCVLVSLWPVPVAASKMFVHAFYSSLLNGMKASAALGEAMKTVQSSKQFSHPSNWAGFMLIGSDMKLNSPSSLVGQALTEILQHPERARDALRVLLHLVEKSLQRIQNGQHNSMYTSQQSVENKVGGIPGWQALLTAVGFRLDPPASGLPAAVFFPTSDPGERLQQCSSTIQSLLGLPNPALQALCKLITASETGEQLINRLHQVLVQLQAGEKEQDFSSAPIQVSISVQLWRLPGCHEFLAALGFDLCEVGQEEVILKTGKQANRRTMHFALQSLLALFDSTELPKRLSLDSSSSLESLASAQSISNPVPQYQNPPFSPTCPDGIASDAISVYSLSSIASSMSFVSKPDSMPDGVGHRGRQDFERPKNIYPHRSAVQSQLSPQTSMVTSKDEEEYEGFSIISNEPLASYQENIKTRFSPDHKQPKAGQTGGVKETVNSKGSISTPNSPVKMTLIPSPNSPFQKVGKLASSDTGESDQSSTETDSTVKSQEDSNPKLDPQELAQKILEETQSHLIAVERLQRSSSQISKSKNSDDAASTPTGMSAFKSSETSAFSRPISSSQKSQSSPLAIKPKPPTRSSSLQKVSSGYNSPTTSEMSNKEGSGQYSGQPSPSCDSHGSLTEQPHFKLKYPSSPYSAHISKSPRNISPSSGHQSPAGSTPSPALSYSSTGSARSSPADAPDIDKLKMAAIDEKVQAIHNLKMFWQNSPQHSSGPIKILRGAPGTMTSKKDVLSLLNLSPRHSKEESAEKLELKDLSIEQHLASPQKNPPNGHRHPETPNAVTSAHPPPSSSAPGTVRPMRLPSGNGYKFLSPGRFFPSSKC from the exons gcagcatccGCAGCACTGAGCAGTCTGGGCCATGTGTACACAGCCATCGGGGACTACCCAAACGCACTGGCAAGCCACAAGCAGTGTGTCCTCCTTGCAAAGCAATCCAAAGATGAGCTGTCTGAGGCTCGGGAGCTGGGCAACATGGGAGCAGTGTATATTGCAATGGGGGATTTTGAAAATGCGGTGCAGTGTCATGAACAACATCTTAAGATTGCCAAGGAGCTGGGGAACAAGCGGGAGGAAGCCCGAGCTTACAGCAACCTGGGCAGTGCTTACCACTACCGGAGGAACTTTGACAAAGCCATGTCCTACCACAACTATGTGCTGGAGTTGgcccaggagctggctgagAAAGCCATTGAGATGCGAGCTTATGCTGGCTTGGGCCATGCAGCTAGATGCATGCAGGACTTGGAGAGGGCTAAGCAGTACCATGAGGAACAGCTGCACATCGCGGAGAGCCTGCAGGACCgagctgctgaaggcagagccTCCTCCAATTTAG gAATCATTCACCAGATGAAAGGTGACTATGACACTGCACTGAGGCTGCACAAGACACATCTGTCCATTGCCCAGGAGCTCAGCGATTACGCAGCCCAGGGCCGGGCCTATGGTAACATGGGCAATGCTTATAACGCTCTGGGCATGTATGACCAGGCTGTCAAGTACCATCGGCAGGAGCTGCAGATCTCTATGGAAGTTAACGACCGTGCCTCTCAAGCGTCTACACATGGGAACTTGGCGGTCGCCTACCAAGCACTGGGTGCCCATGATCGTGCTCTACAGCACTACCAAAACCATCTCAACATTGCTCGGGAGCTGCGAGACATCCAGAGCGAAGCACGGGCCCTCAGCAATTTGGGCAACTTCCACTGCTCACGAGGAGAGTACGTGCAGGCAGCTCCTTACTACGAGCAGTACCTGCGCctgtccccagagctgcaggacatggaaggggaaggaaaggttTGCCACAATCTTGGTTATGCCCATTACTGCCTCGGGAACTATGAGGAGGCTGTTAAGTACTATGAGCAGGATCTTGCGTTAGCAAAGGATCTCCACGACAAGCTGAGCCAAGCCAAAGCGTATTGCAACCTGGGCCTGGCCTTCAAAGCCTTGATGGACTTCAACAAAGCAGAGGAGTGTCAGAAGTACCTGTTGTCCCTGGCTCAGTCTCTGAACAATTCCCAGGCCAAATTCCGAGCTCTGGGGAACTTGGGGGATATTTTTGTCTGTAAAAAAGACGTAAACGGTGCAATAAAATTTTATGAGCAACAGTTGAGCTTAGCCCATCATGTTAAAGACAGGAGACTGGAGGCCAGTGCCTATGCAGCCTTGGGCTCTGCATACAGAAGGATACAGAAGTGTGACAAGGCTTTAGGTTACCATACGCAGGAGCTGGAGGTGTACCAGGAGCTGGGAGATATGCCAGGAGAATGCAGAGCACACGGTCACCTTGCTGCAGTGTACATGTCACTTGGGAAGTACACCATGGCCTTCAAGTGCTATGAAGAACAGCTGGAGCTTGGGCAGAAGTTGAAGGACCCCAGCATAGAAGCCCAAGTCTATGGCAACATGGGCATCACCAAGATGAACATGAACGTCATGGAGGAAGCTATTGGCTACTTTGAACAGCAGCTGgccatgctgcagcagctcagtggaAATGAATCTGTGTTAGATCGGGGCCGAGCATATGGGAACCTGGGGGATTGTTACGAAGCTCTGGGGGATTTTGAGGAAGCGATAAAGTATTATGAGCAGTACCTGTCTGTCGCTCAAAGCTTGAACCGCATGCAAGATCAGGCAAAGGCCTACCGAGGCCTGGGCAACGGGCACAG aGCTATGGGAAGTTTGCAGCAGGCTCTGGTGTGCTTTGAGAAGAGGCTTGTGGTAGCACATGAGCTAGGGGAGGCATTTAACAAAGCCCAGGCCTATGGTGAGCTGGGGAGCCTGCACAGCCAGCTGGGGAACTACGAGCAAGCCATCTCATGCCTGGAACGCCAGCTGAACATTGCTCGTGAGATGAAGGACCGTGCTCTGGAGAGTGACGCTGCCTGCGGTCTTGGTGGGGTCTACCAACAGATGGGAGAGTACGACACAGCCCTGCAGTATCACCAGCTGGACCTGCAGATTGCAGAAGAGACCAACAACCCTACTTGCCAAGGCCGAGCCTACGGGAACCTGGGCCTGACCTATGAGTCCTTGGGCACCTACGAAAGGGCGGTAGTTTATCAGGAGCAGCATCTCAGCATTGCAGCACAAATGAACGATCTCGTAGCCAAGACTGTGTCCTACAGCAGTCTGGGGAGGACACATCATGCCTTGCAGAACTACTCTCAGGCTGTGATGTACCTGCAGGAAG GACTGaggctggcagagcagctgggacgCAGAGAAGATGAAGCCAAAATCCGCCATGGCCTCGGCCTCTCCCTCTGGGCGAGTGGGAACCTGGAGGAGTCTCAGCACCAG CTCTACCGGGCCTCAGCACTGTTTGAAACCATCCGCCATGAGGTGCAGCTGAGCACAGATTACAAGCTGTCACTCTTCGACCTGCAGACATCTTCCTACCAGGCCCTGCAGCGAGTACTTGTCAGCCTCG GTCACCATGATGAAGCTTTGGCAGTAGCAGAGAGGGGACGAACGAGGGCATTTGCTGACCTGCTTGTGGAACGCCAGACTGGGCAGCAGGACTCTGATCCCTATTCTCCGGTGACCATTGACCAGGTCTTGGAGACAGTGAATGGCCAGAGAGGGCTTGTTCTCTACTACTCACTAGCTGCAGGTTACCTGtacagctggctgctggctcctggggCAG GAATTCTGAAATTTCACGAGTATTATCTGGGTGACGGCTTGACAGAAAATGCCGGGGACTTCCATGAAGCCAACAGCGTGACCCTGCAAACGGTAACAAACTCTGCCCTGGAGCAGTACATCTCAAGTGTGCGGGAGGCTCTGGGTGTGGATTCCTACTATACCCG agcctgTGCTAGCAGTGAGACTGAGAGCGAAGCTGGAGATATCATGGACCAACAGTTTGAGGAGATGAATAACAAGCTGAACTCAATGACTGATCCAACTGGCTTCCTGAGGATGGTCAGCAGGAACAACCTCTTGAACAG GAGCTGTCAGAGCATGACCAGTCTGTTCAGCAGTACCATGTCTCCTGTTAAGGATGGAACATCTTCTCTTCCAAGGAGGCAGGCTTCCTTCACCAAACCCCCGCTCCGAGCACTCTACGACTTACTGATTGGACCCATGGAAGGA ggCTTGATGCATTCCAGTGGGCCCGTTGGCCGTCACCGCCAGCTGATCTTGGTTCTGGAGGGAGAACTGTACCTCATTccttttgctctcctgaagggCAGTTCCTCCAATGAGTACCTCTACGAGCGCTTCAGCCTCATTGCAGTACCGTCCATCCAGTCGCTGAATCCCAGCTCCAAG TCCCATGGGAAGAAGAATGCTTCTGCTTACTCCAGTTCTACCTCAATGGCAGCTGTCATAGGAAATCCCAAGCTCCCTTCAGCAGTTATGGATAGGTGGCTCTGGGGACCTATGCcctctgcagaagaggaagcgTTTATGGTATCGGAGTTACTTGGCTGCCAACCCTTAGTTGGCAGTGCAGCAACAAAAGAGAGAGTCATGAGTGCCCTCACTCAGGCAGAGTGTGTCCATTTTGCAACCCACGTCTCCTGGAAGCTAGCTGCTTTGGTCCTGACACCCAACACTGACAGCAATCCAGCCAGCAGCAAGAGTTCATTTGGGAACCCCTACACAATTCCAGAATCCCTTCGGATGCAGGATGATGCCAGTGATGTGGAGAGCATCTCAGACTGTCCTCCTCTCCAGGAGtttctgctgactgcagctgaTGTCCTGGATCTGCGGCTTCCTGTAAAATTAGTGGTTCTTGGCTCTTACCAAGAATCCAACAGCAAAGTCACTGCTGATGGAGTCATTGGCTTGACAAGAGCAttcctggctgctggggctcagTGTGTCCTCGTGTCCCTCTGGCCTGTTCCAGTGGCTGCTTCCAAAATGTTTGTACACGCCTTCTATTCCTCCCTCTTAAATGGGATGAAAGCCAGTGCAGCCCTTGGTGAAGCAATGAAGACTGTACAGAGCAGCAAGCAGTTCTCCCATCCATCCAACTGGGCAG GCTTCATGCTTATTGGGAGCGATATGAAGCTGAACAGCCCCTCTTCACTGGTAGGACAGGCCCTGACTGAGATTCTGCAGCATCCCGAAAGGGCACGGGATGCCCTGCGTGTCCTGCTCCATCTG GTGGAGAAATCATTGCAGCGAATCCAGAATGGGCAGCACAACTCCATGTACACTTCCCAGCAAAGCGTGGAGAATAAAGTGGGAGGGATCCCAGGCTGGCAGGCGCTGCTCACGGCGGTGGGGTTTCGCTTGGACCCTCCAGCCAGTggcctgccagcagcagtgttcTTCCCCACCTCTGACCCTGGGGAGCgactgcagcagtgcagcagcaccatACAGTCCCTCCTAG GTTTGCCTAACCCTGCACTTCAGGCACTTTGTAAACTTATCACAGCTTCAGAAACAGGAGAGCAGCTCATCAACAGG CTACATCAAGTCCTGGTTCAGCTTCAGGCAGGTGAGAAGGAACAGGATTTCTCCTCTGCACCAATCCAGGTTTCCATCAGTGTCCAGCTCTGGAGGCTTCCTGGCTGTCACGAGTTTCTGGCAGCTCTAG GCTTTGACCTTTGTGAAGTTGGGCAAGAGGAGGTGATTCTGAAAACTGGGAAACAAGCTAATAGGAGGACCATGCACTTCGCTCTACAGTCCTTGCTGGCACTTTTTG ATTCTACAGAGCTGCCTAAGCGCCTTAGCCTGGACAGTTCCTCATCACTAGAGTCACTGGCTTCTGCTCAGTCTATTTCCAACCCTGTACCACAGTACCAAAACCCGCCGTTCTCTCCTACTTGTCCTGATGGCATCGCATCAGATGCCATTTCTGTGTATAGCCTGAGCTCTATTGCCTCTTCCATGAGTTTTGTTTCCAAGCCAGACAGCATGCCGGATGGCGTGGGACACAGAGGACGCCAGGACTTTGAGAGGCCCAAGAACATCTATCCGCATAGATCTGCAGTACAGAGCCAGCTGTCTCCACAAACCAGCATGGTAACCagcaaagatgaagaagaatATGAAGGTTTTTCTATAATCAGCAATGAGCCTTTGGCAAGTTACcaggaaaacataaaaacaagattttccCCTGATCACAAGCAGCCCAAAGCTGGTCAAACTGGTGGTGTTAAAGAGACTGTCAATTCCAAAGGGAGCATAAGTACTCCAAATTCTCCTGTTAAAATGACTCTTATTCCCAGCCCGAACTCACCTTTCCAAAAAGTTGGGAAACTTGCAAGTTCTGATACTGGGGAATCTGACCAGTCTAGTACTGAGACTGACAGCACAGTCAAATCCCAAGAGGACAGTAATCCAAAGCTCGATCCACAAGAGTTGGCCCAAAAAATCCTGGAGGAAACCCAGAGTCACCTCATTGCTGTCGAACGtcttcagagaagcagcagtcaAATTAGTAAGAGCAAAAATTCAGATGATGCAGCTTCCACACCAACAGGTATGTCTGCATTCAAATCATCAGAGACCAGTGCATTCAGCAGACCAATCAGCTCGAGTCAGAAAAGTCAGTCTTCACCTCTTGCAATTAAACCAAAGCCTCCAACAAGGAGTTCATCCCTTCAGAAAGTGAGTTCTGGCTATAATAGCCCCACAACATCGGAGATGTCAAACAAAGAAGGCTCAGGCCAGTACAGTGGGCAGCCATCTCCAAGTTGTGATTCACATGGGTCCTTAACTGAGCAGCCACACTTTAAGCTCAAGTATCCCAGCTCTCCTTACAGTGCTCATATTTCTAAATCACCCAGAAATATCTCCCCAAGCTCAGGGCATCAGTCTCCCGCTGGCAGCACTCCATCTCCAGCTCTTTCCTACTCCTCAACCGGTTCTGCTCGCTCTAGTCCAGCTGATGCTCCAGACATAGACAAACTAAAAATGGCTGCCATTGATGAAAAAGTGCAAGCGATTCACAACTTAAAGATGTTCTGGCAGAACTCTCCCCAACACTCCAGTGGCCCAATAAAGATTCTCCGAGGAGCTCCTGGAACAATGACTTCTAAGAAAGATGTGCTCAGCTTGCTAAATTTATCTCCACGgcacagcaaagaagaaagcgCAGAAAAGCTGGAGCTAAAGGACCTATCTATTGAGCAGCACCTTGCTTCTCCACAAAAGAACCCTCCAAACGGACACAGACACCCTGAAACTCCAAATGCAGTGACATCAGCTCACCCTCCACCTTCCAGTAGCGCTCCGGGGACTGTACGCCCCATGAGGCTGCCATCTGGGAATGGTTATAAATTCTTGTCACCGggaagattttttccttcctccaaatGTTGA